The window CGCATGCTGCGTCCCACTTGCCCCAGATCGTGAGCGGATCCGCTTGTCCAAGCACTACCCGGAGCACGGTGCTCGTGTCCAGGTACACGGTCATCGGGCGTCGCGGTCCTCACGCAAAAGACGCACCACGTCGATCGGCCGTTTCGGCCGCACCCGTCGCACCTTCTTGAGGTCGGCGACGGGTCGGGACGCGGGGAGGACGTCGAAGCCTTCGTTCTCCTCGGGCTCGTACGGCACGAGCCGGGCGATGGGCGTGGTACGGTCGCAGACGAGGACAGATTCCCCTCGGCGAACCTCCGCGAGATATGCGCTCAGATGGGCCTTCAGATCGGACACCATGGCCCTTTTCATGGTCTTATCATGGTCTGATCTAGTCCTGAGATCAAGCGCCGGATCTCCCGAGGACGACGCTTGCCCTCGTACAAGCGAAGCACGTGATCCTCGTCCACGAGAGCCAGCGGCAGGCCCCATGGCCGGAGCTGGCGGGCGACCGCTGACGACCGGCCGCGCCGGGCCGCGCCCTGATGATCTCCGACGTCAGGCGACCGACCCTGCGCGCGCGACATGGGCGCGGTAGTACGTCACGCGCCCGAAGATCGTGACTCGATGGGCAACCTCCGTCGGATCTACGAAACCTGCGTTGCGCATGAGTGTGAGAATCCGGTCTTCCACGTTGTCCCGCAGGTGCGCGGTTCGGTGGAGCAGGCGCGCGATGAAGCCGTCCGAGCCCGCGTCAGCGCCTCCGAAGTCGAGCAGGTGCAAGGATCCACCCCCGACGAGCACCCGCCGTGTCTCGCGCAGTGTCTTCTCCTTCTCGGGTAGCTCGAGGTGGTGGAACATGAAGGCGGACAACACGCGATCGAACGACGCGTCCGCATGCGGAAGCTCGTCCGAGAACCCGCGGTCCAGCTGCACGGAGAGCGCGTCGCGCTCGGTTTTTCGCCGAGCGCGAGCCAGCGCCTTCCGGTCGGGATCGAGCCCGACGACTTCGGCGCCCGGATGGAGACGTTTGACGAGGATCGCCAGGTTCCCCGTGCCGCAACCGATCTCGAGCACCCGCTGGCTCGGCCGAATGTCGGCTTGGTCGACCAGCTGTCGGTGCAACGACTCGCCGCCCATCCACTTGCAGAAGGGGTCATAGAGGGGGAGCAGCCAATCGTGCCCGGCTGCCGGGATGAAGGTCCGTAGGGTCTCTTCCATGATCACGCTCCTCTCAGGAGTGTTCCGACGCGTCGTGCCTGAAGCAGCGCGGCGACGTGGAGCATGACGAACAGCGGCACGAAGTACGCCGGGACGAGCACGAGGGGCAAGCGGTTGAGCGCCCCCATGCTTACGGCCACGACGAGGTCCAGTATGCCGAGGACATTCCAGGTCATGAACGTCCAGCTCGTCGCGAAGCGTTCTTGTCCTATTTCACGCTCATCAACGGACCCCGGCCCGGGTGGCGCGGTCGAAGGTGGCGGGCGGTCGGATCGGGGACGAGGTCGAGCGCTTCGAGAGCCAGCACTCCGAGCAGAGGTTCCGAGCGCGCCGGCGCGCTCACCGCATCGAGCACTGCGACGCGTCCGTCGATTGCCACGAGCAGCGGAGCAACGATTGGGCGGCGCTCCCTGCGGCCGTCGGCGTACTCGACGCGGGCTTCGCCGATCTTTCGGAGGCCGAGGCGGCGGACGAGCGGGCTCGGCAGGTAGATCCGCGTCGCGCCCGTGTCGACGAGCATCTCCGCCGTAGCGGCGCGCGCTCGGTCTCCCAAGTTGCTCAGCTTCGCGCGCACGCGGATCTCGCCCATACGCCGCATAGCGTAGCCGAGCGCGTTCCGCACGCAAGGGCAGCCGAACGCAAGTCGCTCCGGCACCCCCGCTGCCGCGACGGACGCCGCGGCGCGCCCACGGCGTGCAGGGAGGGAGGAGGCGCCGCCGGCGGGGCCCCGGGGCTTCGCGCCACCCCGCCCTCCGCAGCTCCCGCGCGCGCGAGCAGCTTCGGGGGGACGCTGCAGCTCCGAGTCGGGCGTGGAGCGAGGGACGCGGGAGCGGCGGTGGCGCCCGTCCCACCTCCCCGCCGCGCGCTATGGCACGACCCGCGCCCGGATCTGCCTGAGCAGCGCCGCGTTGTCCGAGTGGCCCGTCATGCGCGCCGTCACCCGCCCGCGCAGCGGGCGGCCGAGCAGGTAGAAGTCGCCGAAGATGTCGAGGATCTTGTGGCGCACGAACTCGTCGGGAAACCGCAGCGGCGCATTCACCACGCCGTCGGGACCGACCAGGATGCAGTTGTTCAGCCGGCCGCCGCTCGCGAGCCCCATCTGCTCGAGCGTCTCGATCTCCTTGACGAAGCCGAACGTCCGGGCCGGCGCGATCTCGCGCCGGAAGGTGTCGACGTCGGTGAAGCGAAACTCGTAGGCCTGCCGCCCGATCGGCGGGGGGTAGTCGAGCGTGTAGTGCACCTCGAACGCATCAGCGGGCTCAATCGCGATGCCCTTCTCGCCATTCCCCTCGGGGCCGAGCGCGTAGACCCGGTCGATCACCAGCTCCTCCACCGTCGCGGGCTGCTCGACGAGCCCGCCCTCGTCGAGGAGCGCGCACAGCTCCAGCGCCGAGCCGTCGAGGATCGGCACCTCACCCTGCATCTTCACGAGGACGTTCGTGATCCCGTAGGCGTGGAACGCCGCCATCAGGTGCTCGACCGTCTTGGCCACCATGCCGCCGCGGGCGAGCGTGGTCGCGTAGTCGGTCGAGTCGACGTGGTCGATCAGCGCCGGCACCGTCTCGCCCGACGAGATGCTGCCGAAGAGGATGCCGCTGCCGGGCGGCAGGGGCTGCAGGATGAGGCCGGTGCGGACGCCCGTGTGCAGACCCTGCCCGTTCACGACGACGCTGCGGGCGATGGTTCGCTGGGGCAGGCGGCGGGCAGGCGCCACCGCCGTGGAGGCCGGGGTGCCGTCGCGCTCGACGGACACGTTCCCCTCGCCGAGCGCCCGGCTGACCACCTGGAGCAGCGCGTCCAGCTGGAAGGGCTTCTCGAGAAAATCGCACGCGCCCAGCCGGATCACGCGCACCGCGGTCTCGATCGTCCCGTGGCCCGAGATGACGATGATCGGCAGGCGCGGCGCGTGCGATCGCATGCGCTCGACCAGCTCGATGCCGTCCACCTCCGGCATCCACACGTCGACGATCGCCAGCCGGGGCTCGACGTGCTGGAGCAGCTCGAGCGCGCGGCGGCCATCGGCCGCCTCGACCACCTCGAACCCTTCATCGGCGAGGACACCGCGCAGCGTGCGGCGGATCTTCTCCTCGTCGTCGACCACCAGGATGGTCTCGGGCATCGCCGTTCCTCTCCTCCCTCACGCGCCGTAGGCGCCGAGCCGCGCGCGCGCGGCCAGCTGCGCGGCCTGCTGCCGGACCGGGAACTCCATGATGAACCGGCTGCCGCGCGGCAAGTTGTCGCGCGCCCGGATGAACCCGCTGTGGTCCGCCACGATGGCCGAGACGATCGCCAGGCCGAGGCCCGTCCCCTCGGGCTTGGTCGAGAAGTACGGCTCGAAGAGCCGCGCCTTCACCTCGGCCGTCATGCCGTCGCCGTTGTCGGCGATCTCGAGACGGACGATGCCGAGGCGGGAGACGTACGTCGTCTGGAGCTCGACGCGCCCGCGCTCGCCCGGCGCGACCGTCCGCCGGGCCGCGCAGGCGGCGACGGCGTTGTCGAGGACGTTGATGACGGCGCGCTTGACCCCCTCGCGGTCGAGCTCGAGCTCGGGCAGGCCCGGCTCGGGAGCGAACGCGAAGTCGATCTCGCGGTGCCCCTCGCGGAAGAGCACGAGCGCCTCCTCGACCACCGCGTTCAGGTCCTGCGGCGTGTGCTGGCCGGCCGGCATGCGGGCGAAGGTCGAGAACTCGTTCACCAGCGCCTTCAGCTCGTCGACCTGCTGGACGATGGTGCGCGTGCACTCGTCGAACACCGCGCCGCCGTCGCGGAGCTGCCCGGCATAGCGGCGGCGCAGGCGCTGGGCCGAGAGCTGGATCGGGGTCAGCGGGTTCTTGATCTCGTGCGCGATGCGGCGGGCGACCTCGCGCCAGGCTTCCATGCGCTGCACGCGCAGGAGATGGGTCACCTCCTCCAGGAAGAGGACCAGCCCCTGCGGGCTCCCCGCGTCGTCGAGGAGGCGGGTGCCGGTGAGGAGCACCGCCACGTCGTGGCCGTCGCGCCGGAGCCGCATCTGCCGCTCCACCGTCGCGCCCCCGTCGGACGGGACGTCGAGCCGGGGAAGCGGTGGGCCGAACGTGATGGCGTAGGGCGGCCCGTCCGTCCCGTTGGCCAGGAGGCCGGCGCTCAGCTGGCGGATCTCGGCATAGGGTTCGCCCGCGAGCACCTCGTCGAGCGGCCGCCAGATGCACGCGGCGGCGCGCACGCCGAGCAGCGTCTCGGCGGCCCGGTTGAGCGTCGTGATCCGGCCCTCCGCGTCGGTCGAGATGACCCCCGCCGTGATGTTGGCGAGCAGGATCTCGAGGTAGCGACGGCGCGAGTCGAGCTCCGTACGGCTCGTCTTCAGCTCGGCCGTCATGCGGTTGAAGGCAGTGACCAGCGTGCCGATCTCGTCGTGGCCCTCGCCGGGGATGCGCTGATCGAGGTCGCCCTGGGCGACCGCGCGCGTGCCCTCCGCCAGCCGCTGGATCGGCACCGTGATCCGGCGCGCGATGTAGAAGCCGACCCACGTGGCGGCAAAGAGGACGACGACCGTCGCGAGCCCGAGCGTGATCGTGTAGGCGGTCTTGATCGGCTGCCGCTGCACCTTCAGACGCAGGTACTCGTCGAAGGCGCGGCTGATCTCCTCGCGACGCTTGGCGACGCTGTTCGGCACGTAGGTGTCGACGACCACCACCGCCACCGCCCGGTCCCCCACCACCACGGGCGCCGCGGCGCGGATCATCTCGGCCTCGCCAACGGCGTCGACGACGGTCGCCTCCTGCCCGTGGCCCACGCGGCGGACGAGGTCGGACCACGGCGCCAGTCCGATCCCCCCGGGCAGCTCGCTCCGCCGGCTGCGCGCGACCGCCTGGCCGCGCGCGAACACCTCGACGACGTCGAGCTGGTACTCGGCACGGCGCTGGTCGACGAACCGCTTGAGCGTGTCGCGCCGTTCGGGCGCCAGCAGGCCTTCGGCGTGCAGGCGTTCGGCGAGCCCGCGGGCAAAGCCGAGTGCCGTCTCCCCCAGGCCGCGGTAGTAGGTCTGCGCGATCTCGCGCGAGCCGGCGAGCGAGCTTTCCACCTGCTCGTTGAACCAGCGCTCGATCGAGTTGCCCACGAACACGAGCGCGACGAGGAAGAGGAGCGTCGCCGGCAAGAGCGCCACTCCCACGAACGCGCCAACCAGCCGCGTGCGGAGATGGGAGCCCATGATGCGCCGCCGGCGCTCGAAGATGAGCTTCATGATGTTCCTGCCGACCAGGAAGACGAGCAGGATCAGTAGGATCATGTTCAGGTTGATGAGCACGACGAGCACGGCGTTGGTGCCGACCGAGCCCGTGCCCGGGGACTGCGGGAGATGGAACTCGAAGACCGCGAAGAGGACGACCGCGAGCGCGGTCGCGACGATGATCAGCCCTTCCAGGCGCCGCCGGCGCGACTCGGGCGTGGCCGCCTTTGCCGGCGACGAGTCGGACGGGGCGGGCATGGATCCGCGCGATGATAGGGGGAAGGGGAGGCGAAGGCAAGACCGCCCCTCCGGGCACAACACGGCAAAAAAGCTCGGGAAAATGCGTGAAATCCGGCGCCCGCCGCGCCGGGACGCGCGGCTTCGCTCCGGAGAGGCTACCGGCGCCAGAAGAGGTTCAGGATGAGGGTCAGGATGATGCTCACCACCAGGCAGGTGACGAGGGGGAAGTAGAAGGTGAACGTTCCGCGACGGATCAGGACGTCGCCGGGCAGGCGACCGAGCCACGGGATGCGGGGGGCGAGCACCAGGAGCACGCCGATCAGGACGGCCGCGGCACCGAGGACGATGAGAAACCGTCCGAGATCCTGCATGATGCGCAGCATGCCCCACGAGCCGGGCGGCGAAAAGCACCGGGCCACGGTGCGGGCCTCGTTCGACAAGCAGGCGGTGGAGTTCTCCGAGAGCCCGGTCATGACGGACGCCGCGGCGCTCGCGCGGCTCGTCGCATGGGCCGGGGTCGCCGGTTCGGAACGCGTGCTCGATGTCGCGTGCGGCCCCGGCCTGGTGGCCGCCGCCTTCGCGCCGCACGCGGCGAGCGTCGTCGGCGTGGACCTCACGCCCGCCATGCTCGCGCGCGGCAGGGCGATCGTGGGCGAGCGCGGCATCCGGAACGTCGCCTTCGTGATGGCGGACGTCGAGCGCCTGCCCTTCCCCGACCAATCCTTCGAGCGCGTCGTCTCGCGCCGCGCGTTCCATCACTTTCCCGATCCGGCGCCGGTTCTCACCGAGATGGCACGCGTCTGTGCGGCCGGCGGCGCGATCGTCATCGAGGATCAGGCGCCGCCGGCGGATGCGACCGCCGCCGACGCGATGACGGCGATCGACCGGCTGCGCGACCCATCGCACACGCGCGCCGTCGATCCGGGCGCG is drawn from Deltaproteobacteria bacterium and contains these coding sequences:
- a CDS encoding type II toxin-antitoxin system prevent-host-death family antitoxin, encoding MKRAMVSDLKAHLSAYLAEVRRGESVLVCDRTTPIARLVPYEPEENEGFDVLPASRPVADLKKVRRVRPKRPIDVVRLLREDRDAR
- a CDS encoding class I SAM-dependent methyltransferase, with the protein product MEETLRTFIPAAGHDWLLPLYDPFCKWMGGESLHRQLVDQADIRPSQRVLEIGCGTGNLAILVKRLHPGAEVVGLDPDRKALARARRKTERDALSVQLDRGFSDELPHADASFDRVLSAFMFHHLELPEKEKTLRETRRVLVGGGSLHLLDFGGADAGSDGFIARLLHRTAHLRDNVEDRILTLMRNAGFVDPTEVAHRVTIFGRVTYYRAHVARAGSVA
- the lpxC gene encoding UDP-3-O-[3-hydroxymyristoyl] N-acetylglucosamine deacetylase yields the protein MPETILVVDDEEKIRRTLRGVLADEGFEVVEAADGRRALELLQHVEPRLAIVDVWMPEVDGIELVERMRSHAPRLPIIVISGHGTIETAVRVIRLGACDFLEKPFQLDALLQVVSRALGEGNVSVERDGTPASTAVAPARRLPQRTIARSVVVNGQGLHTGVRTGLILQPLPPGSGILFGSISSGETVPALIDHVDSTDYATTLARGGMVAKTVEHLMAAFHAYGITNVLVKMQGEVPILDGSALELCALLDEGGLVEQPATVEELVIDRVYALGPEGNGEKGIAIEPADAFEVHYTLDYPPPIGRQAYEFRFTDVDTFRREIAPARTFGFVKEIETLEQMGLASGGRLNNCILVGPDGVVNAPLRFPDEFVRHKILDIFGDFYLLGRPLRGRVTARMTGHSDNAALLRQIRARVVP
- a CDS encoding DUF2905 domain-containing protein encodes the protein MMQDLGRFLIVLGAAAVLIGVLLVLAPRIPWLGRLPGDVLIRRGTFTFYFPLVTCLVVSIILTLILNLFWRR
- a CDS encoding methyltransferase domain-containing protein — protein: MRGASTRSTPIRTAAAPRTMRNRPRSCMMRSMPHEPGGEKHRATVRASFDKQAVEFSESPVMTDAAALARLVAWAGVAGSERVLDVACGPGLVAAAFAPHAASVVGVDLTPAMLARGRAIVGERGIRNVAFVMADVERLPFPDQSFERVVSRRAFHHFPDPAPVLTEMARVCAAGGAIVIEDQAPPADATAADAMTAIDRLRDPSHTRAVDPGAWTALCAANGLALERVWLSSLELEFDEWITRAHPAAADAARAREMLECAARGEIPGLHAWHAGGALRFTVGLQLVRAAKMS
- a CDS encoding HAMP domain-containing protein, producing MPAPSDSSPAKAATPESRRRRLEGLIIVATALAVVLFAVFEFHLPQSPGTGSVGTNAVLVVLINLNMILLILLVFLVGRNIMKLIFERRRRIMGSHLRTRLVGAFVGVALLPATLLFLVALVFVGNSIERWFNEQVESSLAGSREIAQTYYRGLGETALGFARGLAERLHAEGLLAPERRDTLKRFVDQRRAEYQLDVVEVFARGQAVARSRRSELPGGIGLAPWSDLVRRVGHGQEATVVDAVGEAEMIRAAAPVVVGDRAVAVVVVDTYVPNSVAKRREEISRAFDEYLRLKVQRQPIKTAYTITLGLATVVVLFAATWVGFYIARRITVPIQRLAEGTRAVAQGDLDQRIPGEGHDEIGTLVTAFNRMTAELKTSRTELDSRRRYLEILLANITAGVISTDAEGRITTLNRAAETLLGVRAAACIWRPLDEVLAGEPYAEIRQLSAGLLANGTDGPPYAITFGPPLPRLDVPSDGGATVERQMRLRRDGHDVAVLLTGTRLLDDAGSPQGLVLFLEEVTHLLRVQRMEAWREVARRIAHEIKNPLTPIQLSAQRLRRRYAGQLRDGGAVFDECTRTIVQQVDELKALVNEFSTFARMPAGQHTPQDLNAVVEEALVLFREGHREIDFAFAPEPGLPELELDREGVKRAVINVLDNAVAACAARRTVAPGERGRVELQTTYVSRLGIVRLEIADNGDGMTAEVKARLFEPYFSTKPEGTGLGLAIVSAIVADHSGFIRARDNLPRGSRFIMEFPVRQQAAQLAARARLGAYGA